From Herbaspirillum sp. WKF16:
CTATGCGCTTCCCGTCCTGTTCGCCATCACCTTGCACGAGGCCGCGCATGCCTATGCGGCGAAGTTTTTCGGGGACAACACGGCATACTCGATGGGGCGCATGAGCCTCAATCCGCTCAAGCACATCGATCCCTTCGGCACCATTCTCATTCCGGTGCTGCTGTATTTCGCCACCAGCGGGGCCTTCCTGTTCGGCTACGCCAAGCCGGTGCCGATCAACTTCGGGCACCTGCGACGTCCCAAGCGCGACATGGCGTGGGTGTCGCTGGCCGGCCCCGGCGCCAATTTCCTGATGGCGCTGCTGTGGACGCTGGTGATCTATGCGCTGGCCATCGGCGGCGTGCAGGAAGAGTTCTTCATGCTCATGGCCAAGGCCGGCGTGCTGACCAACCTGGTGATGTTCGCCTTCAACCTGTTCCCGATCCCGCCGCTGGACGGCGGCCGCGTGCTCACCAGCTTGTTGCCGAACAAGTATGCGTATAAATTTGCGCAGATCGAACCGTATGGCTTCTTCATCGTGATGGCGCTGGTGCTGCTCAAGGTGATCTACACCTGGTGGATGGCTCCCGTCATGTATGCGGCCAGCCTGCTGTTGCAGCTGATTACCTACCCGATCGCGCTGCTGTTCCATTGAGCCGCGGCGAGCACCGTCTTCAGAACAATCATCGCCAACCGCCATGTATCCTGACCGCGTCGTCTCCGGCATGCGCCCCACGGGCGCGCTGCACCTGGGCCACTACCACGGGGCCCTGAAGAACTGGGTCAAGCTGCAGTCCGAACTGCCCTGCCTGTTCTTCGTGGCCGACTGGCACGCGCTGACCACGCACTACGACGACCCTTCGGTCATCGAGACCAGCACCTGGGAAATGGTGATCGACTGGCTCGCCGCCGGCGTCGATCCGTCGCAGTCCACGCTGTTCATCCAGTCGCGCGTGCCCGAGCACGCCGAGCTGCACCTGCTGCTGTCGATGGCCACGCCGCTGGGCTGGCTGGAGCGCGTGCCGACCTACAAGGACCAGCAGGAAAAGCTGTCCGACCGCGACCTGGCGACCTACGGCTTCCTCGGCTACCCGCTGCTGCAGGCGGCCGACGTGCTGATCTACCGCGCCAGCCAGGTGCCGGTGGGCGAGGACCAGGTGCCGCACATTGAAATCATGCGCGAGATCGCGCGCCGCTTCAATCACCTGTACGGCAAGGAAAAGGGCTTCGAGGAAAAGGCGCTGGCCGCGGCCAGGAAGCTGGGGAGCAAGCGCGCCAAGCTGTATCTGGAGCTGCGCACCGAATTCCAGGAGAAGGGCGACGACGAGGCGCTGGAGCAAGCCAAGGCCATGCTGGACGACGCCCAGAACCTGTCGATGATCGACCGCGAGCGCCTGTTCGGCTACCTCGAAGGCAGTCGCAAGCTGATCCTCACCGAGCCCCAGGCGCTGCTGACCGAAGCCTCGCGCCTGCCCGGGCTGGACGGCGCCAAGATGTCCAAGAGCTACGGCAACGCCATCGCCCTGCGCGAGGACAAGGAAGCCGTCACCAAAAAGATCAAGACCATGCCGACCGACCCGCAGCGCGTGCGCCGCAGCGACGCCGGCGACCCCGACAAATGCCCGGTATGGCAGTTCCACCTGGTGTATTCCGCGCCGGACGTGCGGGAATGGGCGGCCAAGGGCTGCCGCTCGGCCGGCATCGGCTGCCTGCAGTGCAAGCAACCCGTGATCGACGCCATCTTGCAAGAACAGCAACCGATGCTGGAGCGCGCCCAGCCTTACCTGGACGACCCTTCGCTGGTGCGGGCGATCGTGGCCGACGGCTGCGAGAAGGCGCGCAAGCTTGCCCAGGACACCATGCGCGACGTGCGCGAGGCGATGGGGCTGGGATATTGAGCAGGAGTAACGGCGGCGCGGCGCGCGGCGCCTGCCCGGCCGCGGAACATGGCTCAAAGCGGGCTCTTCGCCCACTTTTTTTACGTCCGCTTTCATCTGTGTGGGGTGCAAATTGACCGATTGAGGCGTCTATCCGCTACAATCGGTTTTTTATTTTCACCCACACCTAAAGTACGACATCATGATCAAGGGTAGCATTGTTGCAATCGTCACTCCCATGCATCCGGACGGCAGCCTCGATTTCGATGGCCTGCGCAAACTGATCGACTGGCACATCGCCGAGGGAACCGACAGCATCGTCATCGTCGGCACGACCGGCGAATCCCCCACCGTCTCGATGGAAGAACACTGCGAGCTGATCAAGGTCGCGGTGGAACATACTGCCAAACGCATTCCCATCATCGCCGGCACCGGCGGCAACTCGACCTCCGAAGCCATCGAGCTGACCGAGTTCGCCAAGAAGATCGGCGCCGACGCCTCGCTGCAGGTGGTCCCCTACTACAACCGTCCGACCCAGGAAGGCATGTATCTTCACTTCAAGAAGATCGCCGAATCGGTCGACCTGCCGGTGATCCTGTACAACGTGCCCGGCCGCACGGTGGCCGACATGAGCAACGAGACCATCCTGCGCCTGGCGCAAGTGAAGGGCATCGTCGGCGTGAAGGACGCGACCGGCAACATCGGCCGCGGCACCGACCTGATCCGCCTGGCGCCCAAGGACTTCGCCATCTATTCCGGCGACGACGCCACCGCCATCGCCCTGATGCTGTACGGCGGCGCGGGCAACATCTCGGTGACCGCCAACATCGCACCGCGCGACATGCACGAGCTGTGCGCGGCGGCCATGTCGGGCAACATCGCGCGCGCCGTCGAGCTGAACAACAAGATGCTGCCGCTGCATAACAAGCTGTTCGTCGAACCCAATCCGGTGCCGCTGAAGTGGGCGATGCAGGAAGTGGGCTTGATCAAGTCAGGCATGCGCCTGCCGCTGGCGCCGCTGGGGGCGGCGTTCCACGACTCCGTACGCGCGGCGTTGCGCGAGTCGGGTGTATTAAAATAATCGACTTGGCCGCTTTGCTCTTTGGACCTGTCTCCTGAAATTCGATCCCGCTTTCAATAGTAACGATATGACTAATAGCAAGAACGTTCGTCCTGTGGTTCGCTCCGCGTACACCCTTACCCAACGCAGCATCGTCGTCGCACTGGCTCTCGCGGGTCTCGCAGGATGCTCGTCCATCGGCAATATGCTCGAGGGCGACCGTATCGATTACAAGAGCGCCGAGAAAGCCCGTGGCCCGCGCCTCGAAGTGCCGCCCGACCTGACCCAGCTGCAGCGCGACAACCGCTATGCGATTCCCGAGGCGAACAAGGGTGTGGCCACCGCATCGGGCTACAACCTGGAGCAGCAGACCAAGCCGACCACCGAAGTCGCCTCCGTGGCGCCGGCCGGCAAGGGCAGCGACATCCGCGTCGAACGCGACGGCACCCAGCGCTGGCTGGTGGTGAATCAGACGCCCGAGGTGCTGTGGTCGCAGATCAAGGACTTCTGGCAGGACAGCGGCTTCCTGATCAACGTCGAATCGCCCGATACCGGCGTGATGGAAACCGACTGGGCCGAGAACCGCGCCAAGATTCC
This genomic window contains:
- a CDS encoding site-2 protease family protein, producing MNDLIQTVAVYALPVLFAITLHEAAHAYAAKFFGDNTAYSMGRMSLNPLKHIDPFGTILIPVLLYFATSGAFLFGYAKPVPINFGHLRRPKRDMAWVSLAGPGANFLMALLWTLVIYALAIGGVQEEFFMLMAKAGVLTNLVMFAFNLFPIPPLDGGRVLTSLLPNKYAYKFAQIEPYGFFIVMALVLLKVIYTWWMAPVMYAASLLLQLITYPIALLFH
- a CDS encoding tryptophan--tRNA ligase translates to MYPDRVVSGMRPTGALHLGHYHGALKNWVKLQSELPCLFFVADWHALTTHYDDPSVIETSTWEMVIDWLAAGVDPSQSTLFIQSRVPEHAELHLLLSMATPLGWLERVPTYKDQQEKLSDRDLATYGFLGYPLLQAADVLIYRASQVPVGEDQVPHIEIMREIARRFNHLYGKEKGFEEKALAAARKLGSKRAKLYLELRTEFQEKGDDEALEQAKAMLDDAQNLSMIDRERLFGYLEGSRKLILTEPQALLTEASRLPGLDGAKMSKSYGNAIALREDKEAVTKKIKTMPTDPQRVRRSDAGDPDKCPVWQFHLVYSAPDVREWAAKGCRSAGIGCLQCKQPVIDAILQEQQPMLERAQPYLDDPSLVRAIVADGCEKARKLAQDTMRDVREAMGLGY
- the dapA gene encoding 4-hydroxy-tetrahydrodipicolinate synthase, coding for MIKGSIVAIVTPMHPDGSLDFDGLRKLIDWHIAEGTDSIVIVGTTGESPTVSMEEHCELIKVAVEHTAKRIPIIAGTGGNSTSEAIELTEFAKKIGADASLQVVPYYNRPTQEGMYLHFKKIAESVDLPVILYNVPGRTVADMSNETILRLAQVKGIVGVKDATGNIGRGTDLIRLAPKDFAIYSGDDATAIALMLYGGAGNISVTANIAPRDMHELCAAAMSGNIARAVELNNKMLPLHNKLFVEPNPVPLKWAMQEVGLIKSGMRLPLAPLGAAFHDSVRAALRESGVLK